From Anopheles coluzzii chromosome 3, AcolN3, whole genome shotgun sequence, the proteins below share one genomic window:
- the LOC120955018 gene encoding mitochondrial ribosome-associated GTPase 2 has protein sequence MWSTIFRTLLATRQSQVIAPARRVLLQDVARYSNQRIAVPLRSKKPKSSKPTTQYFVDCRHVRTIGGKGGDGCVSFLRLWCNENAGPDGGDGGNGGHVVLQATQDVKDLNHITSLLRADDGEKGATKDCHGKNANHTVVKVPIGTIVRNPQGKVVGDLSSEGMMFVAARGGAGGKGNHFFKSDLEQAPQVAEFGATGEETAYTLELRSMAHIGFIGLPNAGKSTLLRAISRARPKVAAYPFTTLKPHLGMVQYDDYEQIAVADLPGLIEGSHKNKGLGIQFLKHAERCNALLFVIDASADEPWVHYHTLLHELSMFSEELVTRPRFIIANKVDLPEAERNVELLAHHVDVPVIPISAKMGTNIAEMLHEIRIIYETSRTAREASEATAKEQEEGPR, from the exons ATGTGGAGCACTATTTTTCGCACATTATTAGCCACACGCCAAAGTCAAGTGATTGCACCGGCAAGACGTGTGCTGCTGCAAGACGTTGCCCGCTACTCTAATCAAAGGATAGCCGTTCCATTGCGCAGCAAAAAGCCCAAATCCAGCAAACCCACG ACACAGTACTTTGTCGACTGTCGACACGTACGCACCATCGGCGGCAAGGGTGGTGACGGATGCGTTTCCTTCCTCCGCCTGTGGTGCAATGAAAATGCCGGCCCCGATGGAGGCGATGGTGGTAACGGTGGGCACGTGGTGCTGCAGGCCACGCAAGACGTAAAGGATCTTAACCACATCACTTCGCTGCTCCGTGCAGACGATGGCGAAAAGGGTGCGACCAAGGACTGTCACGGCAAGAACGCAAACCACACGGTCGTGAAGGTACCGATCGGGACAATCGTACGCAATCCCCAGGGCAAGGTGGTGGGCGACCTCAGCAGTGAAGGCATGATGTTTGTGGCAGCACGCGGTGGTGCCGGTGGGAAGGGAAATCATTTCTTCAAGAGCGATCTCGAGCAGGCACCGCAGGTGGCGGAGTTCGGTGCCACTGGGGAGGAAACGGCGTACACGCTGGAACTGCGCAGCATGGCGCACATCGGCTTTATTGGGTTGCCGAACGCGGGAAAGAGCACGCTGTTGCGGGCGATTAGCCGGGCCCGGCCAAAGGTAGCAGCGTACCCGTTTACCACCCTCAAGCCGCACCTCGGGATGGTGCAGTACGATGATTACGAGCAGATTGCGGTGGCGGATCTGCCCGGCTTGATCGAGGGGTCGCACAAAAACAAGGGACTGGGCATACAGTTTTTGAAGCACGCGGAACGCTGCAATGCGCTGCTGTTCGTGATCGATGCATCGGCCGACGAACCGTGGGTTCACTATCACACGCTCCTGCACGAACTGAGCATGTTCAGTGAGGAGCTGGTGACGCGCCCACGGTTTATCATTGCGAACAAAGTGGATCTTCCCGAGGCGGAGCGAAATGTGGAGCTGCTGGCACACCATGTCGATGTGCCGGTTATTCCCATCAGCGCCAAGATGGGCACTAACATCGCAGAAATGCTGCATGAAATTCGGATCATCTATGAGACGAGTCGAACGGCACGGGAAGCTAGTGAAGCAACCGCCAAAGAGCAGGAGGAAGGACCACGATGA
- the LOC120958757 gene encoding WD repeat-containing protein 82, translating into MKLIDSVVRSFKVAKVFRENTDKINAIDFSANGEMLISCSEDDQIVLYDCEKGTQIRTVNSKKYGVDLIHFTHANNTAIHSSTKVDDTIRYLSLHDNKYLRYFPGHTKKVISLNISPVEDTFLSGSLDKTLRLWDLRSPNCQGVMQLNGRPVAAYDPEGLIFAAGVNSESIKLYDLRSFDKGPFVTFKLNQEKECDWTGLKFSRDGKTILISTNGSIIRLIDAFHGTPLQTFTGHLNNKGIPIEASFSPDSQFIFSGSTDGRVHVWNADTGYKICVLNGDHPGPVQCVQFNPKFMMLASACTNMAFWLPTGEE; encoded by the exons ATGAAGTTGATCGACTCCGTCGTACGGAGCTTCAAGGTGGCGAAGGTGTTCCGCGAGAACACCGACAAAATCAACGCCATCGACTTCTCCGCGAACGGGGAGATGCTGATCTCGTGCAGCGAGGACGACCAGATCGTGCTGTACGACTGCGAGAAGGGTACGCAGATCCGGACGGTCAACTCGAAAAAGTACGGCGTGGATCTGATACACTTCACACACGCGAACAACACGGCGATACATAGCTCGACCAAGGTGGACGATACGATCCGGTACCTGAGCCTGCACGACAACAAATATCTGCGGTACTTCCCGGGCCACACGAAGAAGGTCATTTCGCTCAACATCTCCCCGGTGGAGGATACGTTCCTGTCCGGGTCGCTCGATAAGACGCTTCGGCTGTGGGATCTCCGCTCGCCCAACTGTCAGGGTGTGATGCAGCTGAACGGCCGGCCGGTAGCGGCGTACGATCCGGAGGGGTTGATCTTTGCCGCCGGCGTCAACTCGGAAAGCATAAAGCTGTACGATTTGCGCTCGTTCGATAAGGGTCCGTTTGTGACGTTTAAGCTGAATCAGGAGAAGGAATGTGACTGGACGGGGCTCAAGTTTTCCCGGGACGGTAAAACCATTCTGATCAGTACGAACGGATCAATCATTCGGTTAATTGACGCGTTCCATGGGACCCCGCTGCAAACATTTACGG GACATCTCAACAACAAGGGAATTCCCATCGAAGCATCGTTTAGCCCCGATTCGCAGTTCATCTTTTCCGGCAGTACGGACGGCCGGGTGCACGTGTGGAACGCGGACACGGGGTACAAAATTTGCGTCCTAAATGGTGACCATCCCGGCCCGGTGCAGTGTGTCCAGTTCAATCCGAAGTTTATGATGCTTGCGTCTGCCTGCACCAACATGGCATTCTGGCTGCCGACGGGCGAGGAATAA
- the LOC120955017 gene encoding alanine--tRNA ligase, cytoplasmic encodes MDTSLTASQIRSIFLDFFKEKEHLYVHSSSVIPLDDPTLLFANAGMNQFKPIFLGTVDPNSDMAKWVRTANTQKCIRAGGKHNDLDDVGKDVYHHTFFEMLGNWSFGDYFKKEICTWAWELLTERLKLPKERLYVTYFGGHPESGLEPDLECREIWLKLGVKEEHILPGSMKDNFWEMGETGPCGPCSELHFDRIGGRSVPELVNMDDPDVLEIWNLVFIQYNREQDSSLKLLPKKHIDCGMGFERLVSVIQDKRSNYDTDVFMPLFDAIQKGTGAAAYQGRVGADDSDGVDMAYRVLADHARTITIALADGGFPDNTGRGYVLRRILRRAVRYATEKLNAKPGFFATLVDTVVQLLGETFPEVRKDPQHIKNVINEEEQQFLKTLTRGRNLLNRTIAKLGNSKVIPGDVAWRLYDTYGFPIDLTLLMAEEKQMTIDMEGYEKAKHESYIISQGKEKSKTATIDLDVHGISELQERKVPATDDSFKYRYKAESIDPLAQYVFEPCTGKIVALRFNNAFVEEVQAGQECGVILDRTNFYAESGGQIYDQGFLVKVNDESSEFNVSLVYNRGGYVLHIGVVEGTLRVGDEVHCHMDVVRRQLTMKNHSATHALNHSLLKVLGQDTDQRGSLVVPEKLRFDFTNKSAMTIEQVAEAERLTREVVKRNVQVYAKEANLAVAKTIRGLRSVFDEVYPDPVRVISFGVPVEQLEADPTGEAGVINSVEFCGGTHLHQSGHMVDFVITTEEAIAKGIRRIVALTGPEALKALKKTELLEQELSKLRATIDGDKEGREAKEHVKKIIELTDDVSQATIPYVKKDELRTVLKGLKKALDDKERVARAAVASGVVEKAKELSQAHKDAPFLVQRLEALNNTKALDSALKEVRKVNPEQSALFLSVDEDSKKIFCLASVPKSAVDKGLKANEWISHIAPVMGGKGGGKPESAQASGGNFDKADEILELARLFAASKLE; translated from the coding sequence ATGGACACCTCGCTGACCGCCTCCCAGATCCGGAGTATCTTTCTCGACTTCTTCAAGGAGAAAGAGCATCTGTACGTGCACTCGTCGTCGGTGATCCCGCTGGACGATCCGACGCTGCTGTTCGCCAATGCGGGCATGAACCAGTTCAAGCCGATCTTTCTCGGCACGGTCGACCCGAACAGCGACATGGCGAAGTGGGTGCGCACGGCCAACACGCAGAAGTGCATCCGTGCCGGCGGCAAGCACAACGATCTGGACGACGTCGGCAAGGATGTGTACCATCACACGTTCTTCGAGATGCTGGGCAACTGGTCATTTGGCGACTACTTCAAGAAGGAGATCTGTACGTGGGCGTGGGAGCTGCTGACGGAGCGACTGAAGCTGCCGAAGGAGCGCCTGTACGTGACGTACTTCGGGGGCCATCCCGAGTCGGGCCTGGAGCCGGATCTGGAGTGTCGCGAGATTTGGCTGAAGCTGGGCGTGAAGGAGGAACACATCCTACCCGGAAGCATGAAGGACAACTTCTGGGAGATGGGCGAAACCGGCCCGTGTGGACCTTGCTCGGAGCTGCATTTCGATCGCATCGGTGGGCGCAGCGTGCCGGAGCTGGTCAATATGGACGATCCGGACGTGCTGGAGATTTGGAATCTGGTGTTCATCCAGTACAACCGCGAGCAGGACAGTTCGCTGAAGCTGCTGCCCAAGAAGCACATCGATTGTGGAATGGGGTTCGAGCGGCTCGTGTCGGTGATACAGGACAAGCGGTCGAACTACGATACGGACGTGTTTATGCCGCTGTTTGATGCGATTCAGAAGGGCACGGGTGCAGCAGCATACCAGGGCCGGGTCGGTGCGGACGATAGTGATGGGGTGGATATGGCGTACCGTGTGCTGGCGGATCACGCTCGTACGATCACGATCGCGCTGGCCGACGGTGGATTCCCGGACAATACTGGGCGCGGCTATGTGCTGCGGCGCATTCTGCGTCGTGCCGTGCGGTACGCCACGGAGAAGCTGAACGCGAAGCCGGGATTCTTCGCCACGCTGGTGGATACGGTAGTGCAGCTGCTGGGGGAAACGTTCCCGGAAGTGCGCAAAGATCCGCAGCACATCAAGAACGTGATCAATGAGGAGGAGCAACAGTTCCTGAAGACGCTTACCCGGGGACGCAATCTGTTGAACCGCACGATCGCGAAGCTGGGCAATAGCAAGGTGATTCCGGGCGATGTGGCCTGGCGCCTGTACGATACGTACGGCTTCCCGATCGATCTGACGCTGCTGATGGCGGAGGAGAAGCAGATGACGATCGACATGGAAGGGTACGAGAAGGCCAAGCACGAATCGTACATTATATCGCAGGGCAAGGAAAAGTCCAAGACGGCCACGATCGATCTGGACGTGCACGGCATCTCGGAGCTGCAGGAGCGCAAGGTGCCCGCGACGGACGATTCGTTCAAGTACCGGTACAAGGCGGAATCGATCGACCCGCTGGCGCAGTACGTGTTCGAACCGTGCACTGGCAAGATCGTGGCCCTGCGCTTCAACAACGCGTTCGTGGAGGAAGTGCAGGCCGGCCAGGAGTGTGGAGTGATACTGGATCGTACCAACTTTTACGCCGAAAGCGGCGGCCAGATCTACGACCAGGGCTTTCTGGTGAAGGTGAACGACGAGAGCAGCGAGTTTAACGTGTCGCTCGTGTACAACCGGGGAGGATACGTGCTGCACATCGGTGTGGTGGAGGGTACGCTACGCGTCGGGGACGAGGTGCACTGCCACATGGACGTGGTGCGCCGTCAGCTGACGATGAAGAATCATTCGGCCACGCACGCCCTCAACCACTCGCTGCTAAAGGTGCTCGGCCAGGACACGGATCAGCGAGGCTCGCTGGTGGTGCCGGAGAAGCTGCGGTTCGATTTCACCAACAAATCGGCTATGACCATCGAGCAGGTCGCTGAAGCGGAACGGCTGACGCGCGAAGTCGTGAAGCGGAATGTGCAGGTGTACGCGAAGGAAGCGAACCTGGCAGTCGCCAAGACGATCCGCGGATTGCGCTCCGTGTTCGATGAGGTGTACCCCGATCCGGTCCGCGTCATTTCGTTCGGTGTGCCGGTAGAGCAGCTCGAAGCCGACCCAACGGGCGAGGCGGGTGTGATCAACTCGGTCGAGTTTTGCGGTGGCACCCATCTGCACCAGTCCGGCCACATGGTGGACTTTGTCATCACGACGGAGGAAGCGATTGCGAAGGGAATCCGGCGCATCGTCGCACTGACCGGACCGGAAGCGCTGAAGGCGTTGAAAAAGACGGAACTGCTCGAGCAGGAGCTGAGCAAACTGCGGGCCACGATCGACGGGGATAAGGAGGGCCGGGAAGCGAAGGAGCACGTGAAGAAGATTATCGAGCTGACGGACGATGTGTCGCAGGCGACCATACCGTACGTGAAGAAGGACGAGCTGCGCACGGTACTGAAGGGGCTGAAGAAGGCGCTGGACGATAAGGAGCGTGTCGCCAGGGCGGCCGTCGCTAGCGGTGTGGTCGAGAAGGCGAAGGAACTGTCCCAAGCGCACAAGGATGCACCGTTCCTGGTGCAGCGGCTGGAGGCGCTGAACAACACGAAGGCACTCGATTCCGCCCTGAAGGAGGTGCGCAAGGTCAATCCGGAGCAGTCCGCGCTGTTCCTGTCGGTGGACGAGGATTCGAAGAAGATTTTCTGCCTCGCCAGCGTACCGAAGTCGGCCGTCGACAAGGGCCTGAAGGCGAACGAATGGATCTCACACATTGCGCCGGTTATGGGCGGTAAGGGTGGCGGTAAGCCGGAGTCCGCCCAGGCCTCCGGAGGAAACTTTGACAAGGCGGACGAGATTCTGGAGTTGGCTCGCCTTTTTGCCGCCTCGAAGCTGGAGTAA